Proteins encoded together in one Coffea arabica cultivar ET-39 chromosome 2c, Coffea Arabica ET-39 HiFi, whole genome shotgun sequence window:
- the LOC113727023 gene encoding DNA-directed RNA polymerases II, IV and V subunit 8B-like, with protein MVKFHFDDIIEVQDVNVEGKKYDKVSRVDAKSEDGEIYMQLDVNSELYPMHPKEKYRMVLSETLNLDGTAVTSHSEAKQKSLADKFEYVMHGLLYKISEEKAKAGVKVVVYISFGGLQLMVRGAPIKMHRYKVDQRLFLLLRKI; from the exons ATGgtgaaatttcattttgatGACATCATTGAGGTTCAGGATGTGAATGTTGAGGGCAAAAAGTATGACAAAG TTTCTCGTGTTGATGCAAAGAGTGAGGATGGTGAGATCTATATGCAGCTAGATGTGAACTCCGAGTTATACCCTATGcatccaaaagaaaaatacaggATGGTGTTATCTGAGACTTTGAACTTAGATGGGACAGCTGTTACAAGCCATTCTGAG GCCAAGCAGAAGTCTCTTGCAGACAAATTTGAGTATGTCATGCACGGCCTGCTGTATAAGATCTCGGAGGAGAAAGCAAAAGCTGGTGTAAAAGT GGTCGTGTATATATCATTTGGAGGGCTTCAGCTGATGGTAAGGGGTGCTCCCATAAAGATGCATAGATACAAGGTTGATCAAAGGTTGTTTTTACTCTTGAGGAAGATTTAA
- the LOC113722907 gene encoding acidic endochitinase-like: MASKSETSVAFSLLVLLSVALGSNAGGIAIYWGQNGNEGTLSETCATGNYKFVNLAFLCVFGNGQTPQLNLAGHCDPSVNGCTGLGSEIKSCQAKGIKVMLSIGGGAGSYYLASAEDARQVATHLWNNYLGGHSSSRPLGDAVLDGIDFDIEGGTNQYWDVLAKYLSAYSQRGKKVYLTAAPQCPYPDAWVGGALQTGLFDYVWVQFYNNPPCQYSGGNLRNLEDAWKQWTSIPAGEVFLGLPAAPDAAGSGFIPAADLTSQVLPAIKGSSKYGGVMLWSKFYDDETGYSKSIKSHV, encoded by the coding sequence ATGGCATCCAAATCAGAGACTTCAGTTGCATTTTCCTTGTTAGTTTTGCTATCAGTAGCACTCGGTTCTAATGCAGGTGGAATAGCCATCTACTGGGGTCAAAATGGAAACGAGGGCACATTATCTGAAACTTGTGCCACAGGGAACTACAAATTTGTGAACTTGGCTTTCCTTTGTGTGTTTGGCAATGGACAGACTCCTCAACTCAATCTCGCAGGCCATTGCGATCCATCTGTCAATGGCTGCACAGGTTTGGGTTCCGAAATCAAATCCTGCCAAGCCAAAGGAATCAAGGTGATGCTGTCCATAGGAGGAGGTGCAGGGAGTTACTATCTCGCCTCTGCTGAGGATGCCAGACAAGTTGCAACACACCTGTGGAACAACTACTTGGGAGGACATTCATCATCAAGGCCTTTGGGGGATGCTGTTTTAGATGGAATCGACTTCGACATCGAGGGAGGAACAAACCAATACTGGGATGTTCTTGCCAAATACCTCTCTGCTTATAGCCAACGCGGAAAGAAGGTCTATTTGACGGCAGCACCTCAGTGTCCTTATCCTGATGCTTGGGTTGGAGGCGCCCTTCAGACGGGTCTTTTCGACTATGTTTGGGTACAATTTTACAACAATCCTCCATGCCAGTATTCTGGTGGGAACTTGAGGAATCTTGAGGATGCGTGGAAGCAATGGACTTCAATCCCGGCCGGGGAGGTGTTCCTTGGATTGCCTGCAGCTCCTGATGCTGCTGGAAGTGGCTTCATTCCTGCTGCTGATCTTACCTCGCAAGTGCTTCCAGCAATCAAGGGTTCCAGCAAGTATGGAGGCGTTATGCTGTGGTCCAAGTTCTACGATGACGAAACTGGATATAGCAAATCCATTAAGAGTCATGTCTAA
- the LOC113727022 gene encoding pentatricopeptide repeat-containing protein At1g08070, chloroplastic-like: MITCSSSFSPHHLINSRDFPFKSLKDFSFLHSCKSIKELKQIHALIVKTSPSIEIQQLLYSKMLPLCACFTPFTDLSYIHSLFAQLSDPDINLYNTVIRCFSGSKNKETCIVVLLFYLELMKNGLVADSYTHPFVLRACAQLNALSEGEMIHAHLVKTGFFLDLYVVNTLMRLYGACGVVDSVRKVFDGSPERDLVSWTTLIQGYVDNGQWREGIDMFFDMCESGQRADEKMMVVVISACAKLGDFSLGKKLHEYVVHNNVNFDVFVGNALVDMYLKCGDADSACRVFKEMPATNVVSWNSLISGLAQKGDFDGAMNLFREMQVNRVKPDATTLIAVLNSCANLGVLDLGKWVHSYLDRSQIKADGFLGNALVDMYAKCGSIVDALGVFERMEHRDVFTYTSVILGLALHGEGEVALKLFTKMLEVGIHPNEVTFVGVLAACTHAGLVEEGQKYFTDMSKVHKIEPQTEHYGCMVDLFGRAGLLSEAMDFIENMPLEPDAFIWATLLGACRLHEKLELAESIMEHLARIEPEKDGGYVLMSNMYASANKWSKALQLRKAMKKRKLKKTPGCSCIELDGIVYEFRSGDTAHPKTEGRYAVPNKISFQLYDAIY, translated from the coding sequence ATGATAACCTGTTCTTCATCGTTCTCACCACACCATTTGATTAACTCCCGAGATTTTCCGTTCAAATCCCTGAAGGATTTCTCATTCCTCCACTCATGCAAATCTATAAAAGAACTTAAGCAAATCCACGCTTTGATCGTGAAAACAAGCCCATCAATTGAAATACAACAGCTACTATACTCCAAGATGCTACCTTTATGTGCTTGCTTTACCCCCTTTACTGATCTCAGCTACATCCACTCCCTGTTTGCTCAATTGTCTGACCCAGATATCAATCTCTATAACACCGTTATTCGATGTTTTTCCGGTTCCAAGAACAAAGAAACTTGTATAGTTGTGCTGTTATTTTATCTTGAGCTGatgaaaaatggattagttgcTGATAGCTATACACACCCTTTTGTTTTGAGAGCGTGTGCGCAGTTAAATGCCTTGAGCGAAGGGGAAATGATTCATGCCCATCTGGTGAAAACGGGGTTTTTCTTAGATTTGTATGTTGTGAACACGTTGATGCGTTTATATGGTGCTTGTGGAGTTGTTGACAGCGTTAGGAAGGTGTTTGATGGAAGTCCTGAGCGGGACTTGGTATCTTGGACTACGTTGATTCAAGGGTATGTGGACAATGGGCAATGGAGAGAAGGAATAGATATGTTTTTTGACATGTGTGAATCAGGACAAAGAGCTGATGAGAAGATGATGGTTGTTGTAATCTCTGCATGTGCTAAATTAGGGGATTTTAGTCTTGGCAAGAAGTTACATGAGTATGTAGTCCACAACAACGTGAATTTTGATGTATTTGTTGGGAATGCATTGGTGGATATGTATCTTAAATGTGGCGATGCTGATTCTGCTTGTAGAGTTTTCAAAGAGATGCCAGCGACAAATGTTGTTTCTTGGAATTCTCTGATATCAGGACTAGCTCAGAAGGGAGATTTTGATGGAGCTATGAATTTGTTCAGGGAAATGCAGGTTAATAGAGTTAAGCCAGACGCGACGACTTTAATTGCTGTCCTTAACTCCTGTGCTAATTTAGGTGTACTTGACTTGGGGAAGTGGGTTCATTCCTATTTGGATAGAAGCCAAATTAAGGCAGATGGGTTTCTGGGGAATGCTCTTGTAGATATGTATGCAAAGTGCGGAAGCATAGTTGACGCTCTAGGAGTTTTTGAACGCATGGAGCATAGAGATGTGTTTACATATACTTCTGTAATTCTTGGGTTGGCTTTGCATGGGGAAGGAGAGGTGGCACTTAAACTTTTCACCAAGATGCTTGAAGTGGGCATTCATCCTAATGAAGTGACTTTTGTTGGGGTACTGGCGGCATGTACTCATGCAGGGCTTGTGGAAGAAGGGCAGAAGTATTTCACGGACATGTCCAAAGTGCACAAAATTGAACCTCAAACAGAGCACTATGGGTGTATGGTTGACCTTTTTGGAAGAGCTGGGCTTCTCTCCGAGGCCATGGATTTTATCGAAAATATGCCCCTGGAGCCCGATGCCTTTATTTGGGCAACTTTACTGGGAGCTTGCAGGTTACATGAAAAACTTGAGCTTGCTGAAAGCATAATGGAACACCTTGCTCGCATAGAGCCTGAGAAAGATGGTGGGTATGTTCTTATGTCAAACATGTACGCCTCAGCGAATAAATGGAGCAAAGCATTGCAGTTGAGAAAAGcaatgaaaaagagaaaattgaagaaaactcCAGGATGCAGCTGCATTGAATTGGATGGAATAGTTTATGAATTTCGGAGTGGTGATACAGCACACCCTAAAACTGAAGGCAGATATGCAGTGCCTAATAAGATATCATTTCAGTTGTATGATGCTATCTACTGA
- the LOC113723146 gene encoding acidic endochitinase-like — protein sequence MASKPATSATFSFFFLLALAVGSNAGEIAIYWGQNGNEGTLADTCASGNYDFVNLAFLCTFGNGQTPQLNLAGHCDPSVNGCTGLSSDIKSCQAKGVKVILSIGGGAGSYYLASAEDARQVATYLWNNYLGGQSSSRPLGDAVLDGIDFDIEGRTNQYWDVLAKYLSAYSNRGKKVYLTAAPQCPYPDAWVGGALQTGLFDYVWVQFYNNPPCQYSGGDLSNLEDAWKQWKSIPAGKVFLGLPAAPDAAGSGFIPATDLTSQVLPAIKDSDKYGGVMLWSKYYDDETGYSKSIKSDV from the coding sequence ATGGCATCTAAACCAGCAACTTCAGCAACattctccttcttttttctgTTAGCACTTGCTGTGGGTTCTAATGCTGGTGAAATAGCTATCTACTGGGGTCAGAATGGAAATGAAGGCACATTAGCAGATACTTGTGCCTCCGGGAACTATGATTTTGTGAACTTAGCTTTCCTTTGTACATTTGGTAATGGGCAGACTCCTCAACTCAACCTTGCAGGTCACTGCGATCCATCAGTCAATGGGTGCACCGGTTTGAGTTCTGATATCAAATCTTGCCAAGCCAAAGGAGTCAAGGTCATTCTCTCCATTGGAGGAGGAGCAGGGAGCTATTACCTTGCCTCTGCAGAAGATGCCCGACAAGTTGCAACTTACTTGTGGAACAACTACTTAGGAGGACAGTCATCTTCACGGCCCTTAGGTGATGCTGTTTTGGACGGGATTGATTTTGATATCGAAGGACGAACAAACCAATACTGGGATGTTCTTGCAAAATATCTTTCTGCTTATAGCAACCGCGGCAAGAAAGTTTACTTAACAGCAGCACCTCAGTGCCCTTATCCTGATGCATGGGTTGGAGGTGCACTTCAGACTGGTCTTTTCGACTATGTTTGGGTACAATTCTACAACAATCCTCCATGCCAATATTCTGGTGGAGATTTGAGCAACCTTGAGGATGCGTGGAAGCAATGGAAATCCATCCCTGCAGGGAAGGTCTTCCTTGGATTGCCAGCTGCTCCCGATGCAGCTGGAAGCGGCTTTATTCCTGCTACTGATCTTACCTCACAAGTGCTTCCAGCAATTAAGGATTCTGACAAGTATGGAGGTGTTATGCTGTGGTCTAAGTATTATGATGATGAAACTGGATATAGTAAATCCATTAAGAGTGATGTCTAA